A portion of the Edaphobacter lichenicola genome contains these proteins:
- a CDS encoding polysaccharide biosynthesis/export family protein, whose product MIRINVNHAFFLTAVLAVAGSTMVAQQPKALVASSTNQTAGSGPRPQLQQHYPRYVIHRQDSLLIQFALSPEFNQTVTVQPDGYINLQSAPSIHVEGLTVPELADAVKQAYSGVLHDPIVSVDLEDFQKPLFTVTGQVAKPGQYELRQNISVSEAIAVAGGLQPSAKTQIFLFHRTPDGSMFQVQKFDLKAVLNGKNLEEDATVRPGDMIVIPEKFIVNFKKYVPYSFNAGTFLDPAQF is encoded by the coding sequence ATGATCAGGATCAACGTCAATCATGCATTCTTTCTTACAGCGGTCCTAGCCGTTGCAGGATCCACGATGGTTGCTCAGCAACCGAAAGCGTTAGTCGCTAGTTCAACCAATCAAACTGCAGGCTCGGGTCCGCGTCCTCAACTTCAACAACACTATCCGCGGTATGTGATTCATCGCCAGGACTCTTTGTTGATTCAGTTCGCGCTATCGCCAGAGTTCAATCAGACGGTTACGGTACAGCCAGACGGCTATATCAACCTGCAGAGCGCACCGAGCATCCACGTGGAAGGGCTTACGGTGCCTGAACTGGCGGATGCGGTAAAGCAGGCGTACTCCGGCGTATTACACGACCCGATCGTCAGTGTCGACCTGGAGGATTTTCAGAAGCCGTTGTTTACGGTGACCGGTCAAGTTGCCAAGCCGGGACAGTATGAGCTTCGGCAAAACATCTCTGTGTCGGAAGCAATCGCAGTTGCCGGCGGACTGCAGCCTTCGGCAAAGACGCAGATCTTCCTGTTTCATCGAACTCCCGACGGATCCATGTTCCAGGTGCAGAAGTTCGATTTGAAGGCTGTATTGAACGGGAAGAATTTAGAGGAAGACGCGACTGTGAGGCCGGGCGACATGATTGTTATTCCGGAGAAGTTCATTGTGAATTTCAAGAAGTATGTACCGTACTCGTTCAACGCTGGCACCTTTCTTGACCCAGCCCAATTCTGA
- a CDS encoding acyltransferase family protein — translation MRIARLDGIRGLAIVMVLLHHHELLNTGWTGVDLFFVLSGFLITGILLKSKNDDNYWSNFYRKRVFRILPPLIPLLIVGILCSPHISPWAAAGYIFFLGNVVNATGHAAYMLFNVWSLAVEEHFYLLWPIAVLYLTRKRLAIVACAVLLLDPLLRVLFTPHVPAVAIYVLTPFRLDGLAAGSLLALFISHEKTIAILKPTSFWACATAFVIYVGVHWSLGDAFSYPENHRLFNGIGYSLIAAIAFFLIAHVLLNENALLSRIFSFSPLAALGRISYGVYLYHSVVIVAAEKLFGLTSPISKHSLHLLAIFDIPVVIAIAYLSFRFYELPIMQWSSKRAAATALAEAPQQVASS, via the coding sequence GTGAGAATCGCCAGACTGGATGGGATTCGCGGTTTAGCAATTGTGATGGTGTTGTTGCATCATCACGAGTTGCTGAACACAGGTTGGACCGGAGTCGATCTTTTCTTCGTACTCTCCGGCTTTCTCATCACAGGCATCCTGCTGAAATCTAAAAACGACGACAACTACTGGAGCAACTTTTACCGGAAACGCGTGTTTCGCATCCTGCCGCCGCTCATCCCGTTACTCATCGTCGGCATCTTATGTTCCCCTCACATAAGTCCATGGGCCGCAGCGGGATACATCTTCTTTCTCGGTAATGTCGTCAACGCAACAGGCCATGCCGCGTACATGCTCTTCAACGTCTGGTCCCTCGCCGTTGAAGAACACTTTTATCTGCTCTGGCCGATTGCTGTGCTTTATCTAACCCGCAAACGGCTGGCCATAGTGGCCTGCGCCGTACTACTTCTAGATCCGTTACTACGCGTACTATTTACCCCTCATGTACCGGCTGTGGCCATTTACGTGCTTACCCCCTTCCGCCTCGACGGACTGGCAGCAGGCAGTCTCCTTGCCCTCTTCATCAGTCACGAAAAAACTATCGCCATACTCAAGCCAACCTCGTTCTGGGCTTGTGCAACCGCGTTCGTCATCTATGTCGGGGTGCACTGGTCGCTCGGAGACGCATTCTCCTACCCTGAAAATCACAGGCTCTTCAACGGCATCGGCTACAGCCTGATCGCCGCAATTGCATTCTTTCTCATCGCTCACGTGCTGCTGAATGAAAATGCGCTCCTCAGCCGCATCTTTTCCTTCTCTCCTCTCGCCGCTCTCGGTCGAATCAGCTACGGCGTCTATCTTTACCATTCAGTCGTTATCGTGGCAGCGGAAAAACTATTCGGGTTGACCAGTCCAATCTCAAAACATTCTCTTCATCTTCTGGCCATCTTCGATATCCCCGTGGTGATTGCAATCGCCTACCTGTCGTTCCGTTTCTACGAGCTTCCCATCATGCAGTGGAGTTCAAAGCGCGCCGCCGCAACTGCTTTAGCCGAAGCGCCTCAGCAAGTAGCATCCTCATAA
- a CDS encoding glycosyltransferase family 4 protein yields MKTVYHLLDEREPFSEVNGGAISRWAANTLRDGDEVVICPSFDDSYGFPIERLYELPRWSSVGTVHPVIYRSPWPIQRWTYIYLFQDLLQRVKAGDVVYVHNRPACAATLATLADKYGIQVVLHMHNSMLLQANSGQINALRHTPIVFCSEFLRREAAAALPNKFEKTYIVYNGADGVKFRPPERDGNSIPTVIFTGRLVPYKGVHVLLEAMRILEKSGVAANCQIVGGSGFGNSKGTRYTRKLERLKPNNTELVGYKSGAALAEMLRSASIFACPSIWNDPFPLAPIEAMATGLPVVASNVGGIPEALAYGGGLLVPPNNPEALAGALRKLIEDPAYRQEMGHRGHASYLDYFVWDKVRDQYEVVIEELSADAAVPATVGSKA; encoded by the coding sequence GTGAAGACGGTCTATCATCTGCTCGACGAAAGAGAGCCTTTCTCTGAAGTAAATGGCGGAGCCATCTCTAGGTGGGCTGCCAACACGCTGCGCGACGGCGACGAAGTCGTCATCTGTCCCTCGTTCGATGACTCGTATGGGTTCCCAATCGAGCGCCTCTATGAACTTCCACGCTGGAGTTCTGTCGGAACAGTTCATCCCGTCATCTACAGATCGCCCTGGCCAATTCAGAGATGGACCTATATCTACCTCTTTCAAGACCTGCTGCAAAGAGTCAAAGCAGGCGATGTCGTCTATGTCCACAACCGTCCCGCATGTGCGGCTACACTCGCGACCCTTGCTGACAAATACGGCATCCAGGTTGTGCTGCACATGCACAACTCGATGCTGCTGCAGGCGAACAGCGGCCAGATCAACGCTCTTCGACACACTCCGATCGTCTTCTGCAGTGAGTTCCTTCGACGAGAAGCCGCAGCCGCACTCCCCAACAAATTCGAGAAGACTTACATCGTTTACAACGGCGCAGACGGCGTAAAGTTCCGTCCACCCGAGCGGGATGGCAACTCCATCCCCACCGTCATCTTCACGGGCCGCCTCGTGCCATACAAAGGCGTCCACGTCTTGCTTGAGGCGATGCGCATCCTCGAAAAGAGCGGAGTCGCCGCAAACTGTCAGATCGTAGGCGGCTCTGGCTTCGGCAACAGCAAAGGCACCCGATACACACGAAAGCTGGAGCGCCTCAAGCCGAACAACACGGAACTCGTCGGTTACAAATCCGGCGCGGCGCTCGCCGAGATGCTTCGCAGCGCCAGCATCTTCGCCTGTCCCTCCATCTGGAACGATCCCTTCCCTCTCGCCCCCATCGAAGCGATGGCAACTGGCCTTCCCGTCGTCGCCTCCAATGTTGGCGGCATTCCAGAGGCGTTAGCCTACGGTGGCGGTCTGCTTGTCCCACCCAACAACCCCGAAGCACTGGCCGGCGCTCTTAGAAAACTAATCGAAGACCCAGCCTATCGCCAGGAGATGGGGCATCGAGGTCACGCCTCGTATCTCGACTACTTCGTCTGGGACAAGGTCAGAGATCAGTACGAAGTAGTGATCGAAGAGCTATCTGCGGACGCCGCCGTGCCCGCGACAGTAGGCTCAAAGGCGTAA
- a CDS encoding LamG domain-containing protein codes for MKIKAIWLTILWILSTTNLHRAAALQATTGASDIPPGSVFNPPKENACQSNYDQFYETEPGVYAYWALCEPGSPIQIYDYVGQYDLTPAKHSFGAGVISGGAPGPVQDGETAASVQSSAHGISNQGIPMNTHQGTLSAWINGDAPNYAVPAVLFQAVQGKSMVGIKVGTTNNAICFSGGYTNADAVVATAQKCGYTASTWHRVVLTWSDGSLNLYVDGASVASGKYQGALDNKVFMYRLFPGCCIAAKQMTLAKVSVSHQSWTAAQVAADFAPQFPKIPAAGVYVSSQKLGTIHKDVLGFAGMSPGTSNPQVRAALLSGLKETGVTFLRYAEGQGGIDADLQDWQGRGACTKTQGVAGKVANTVAPGPDDYIQGVAKPLNLGIVYTVNYGTNPPACNAGGDPEINGASLVRYTNRTKGYGIKFWEVGNEVYSNFSETDFHDHPNTGDSYAKYEPAFYQAMKAEDPSIKIGVPISLAIYSWQAGFSLPVFNGASYDAVIFHNYPISDPITDGATLYQDRVASNTSRVRGELLAIQTALLNAGKSPDAIWVTEWNGEQAGNAWSKQTIGAATPLFVTSQLAEYMMAGVQIATWFAQGTPNVCSTFNYDYKGETSYSWYKCGNPALVYTGPIPNKGEVAVGLRAGDLFPAGRGFQILSQSGFVTEGEHMLRTQTDLEKAPWLLSYAATHGSSYAVILINRDRDEAHTVPIAFANKAAGRSVQQWTYGRAQYDKTRQGDWSAAPVSSRHGPWNSTFTATLPPWSVNVFVFDN; via the coding sequence ATGAAAATCAAAGCGATATGGTTGACAATTCTATGGATCCTCTCGACCACCAACCTGCATCGCGCGGCTGCGCTCCAGGCCACCACAGGAGCGTCGGACATCCCACCCGGCTCTGTCTTCAACCCGCCCAAAGAGAACGCCTGCCAGTCGAACTACGATCAGTTCTACGAGACCGAGCCTGGCGTCTACGCCTACTGGGCGCTCTGTGAGCCTGGCTCCCCCATCCAGATTTACGACTACGTCGGCCAGTACGATCTCACGCCAGCAAAGCACTCCTTCGGCGCCGGAGTAATCAGCGGCGGCGCTCCAGGCCCCGTACAGGACGGCGAAACTGCGGCATCGGTCCAAAGTTCGGCCCATGGCATCTCAAATCAAGGCATTCCGATGAACACCCATCAAGGCACTCTCTCCGCCTGGATCAACGGAGACGCGCCCAACTACGCCGTACCCGCAGTCCTCTTTCAAGCGGTTCAGGGCAAATCGATGGTCGGCATCAAGGTAGGCACCACCAACAACGCCATCTGCTTCAGTGGAGGTTACACAAACGCAGACGCAGTTGTCGCGACCGCACAGAAGTGCGGCTACACCGCAAGCACCTGGCATCGCGTCGTTCTAACCTGGTCCGACGGCAGCCTCAACCTCTACGTCGACGGAGCCTCCGTCGCATCCGGTAAATACCAAGGCGCACTCGATAACAAAGTCTTCATGTACAGGCTGTTTCCCGGCTGCTGCATCGCAGCGAAGCAGATGACGCTGGCAAAGGTATCTGTCTCTCATCAGTCATGGACCGCAGCGCAGGTCGCCGCAGACTTCGCACCTCAGTTCCCTAAGATCCCCGCTGCCGGCGTTTACGTCAGTTCACAAAAGCTCGGCACCATTCACAAGGACGTGCTCGGATTTGCAGGCATGAGCCCAGGCACCTCAAACCCGCAGGTCCGCGCTGCCCTGCTCTCCGGCCTCAAAGAAACTGGCGTCACCTTCCTCCGCTACGCCGAAGGCCAGGGAGGCATCGATGCCGATCTCCAGGACTGGCAAGGCCGCGGCGCATGCACCAAAACACAGGGTGTCGCTGGCAAAGTTGCCAACACCGTCGCCCCCGGCCCCGACGACTACATTCAAGGCGTCGCCAAGCCCCTGAACCTTGGCATCGTCTACACCGTCAACTACGGAACCAATCCCCCAGCCTGCAACGCCGGCGGAGATCCTGAGATCAACGGCGCCAGCCTCGTCCGCTACACCAATCGCACCAAGGGCTACGGAATCAAGTTTTGGGAGGTCGGCAACGAAGTCTACTCCAACTTCAGCGAAACCGACTTTCACGACCATCCCAACACCGGCGACAGCTACGCAAAGTACGAGCCCGCCTTCTATCAGGCGATGAAGGCCGAAGATCCCTCCATCAAGATCGGCGTTCCCATCAGCCTCGCCATCTACTCCTGGCAGGCCGGATTCAGCCTCCCCGTCTTCAACGGTGCCAGCTACGACGCGGTTATCTTTCACAACTACCCAATCAGCGATCCCATCACCGACGGCGCTACCCTCTATCAGGATCGTGTCGCCTCAAACACAAGCCGTGTTCGTGGAGAACTCCTCGCCATCCAGACGGCTCTTCTCAACGCAGGCAAAAGCCCCGACGCCATCTGGGTTACAGAATGGAATGGAGAACAGGCCGGAAATGCATGGTCGAAGCAGACCATTGGAGCCGCCACCCCGCTCTTTGTCACCTCCCAGCTCGCCGAATACATGATGGCCGGCGTCCAGATCGCGACTTGGTTCGCCCAGGGCACCCCAAACGTATGCTCCACCTTCAACTACGACTACAAAGGGGAGACCTCCTACAGTTGGTATAAATGCGGCAATCCCGCTCTCGTCTACACCGGCCCGATCCCCAACAAAGGAGAGGTCGCCGTCGGCCTTCGCGCCGGAGACCTCTTCCCTGCCGGCCGCGGCTTCCAAATCCTCTCGCAAAGTGGATTTGTAACCGAAGGCGAGCATATGCTCCGCACCCAGACCGACCTCGAAAAAGCTCCATGGCTCTTGAGCTATGCTGCGACCCATGGATCGTCCTACGCTGTCATCCTCATCAACCGCGATCGAGACGAAGCCCACACCGTTCCAATCGCTTTTGCCAACAAGGCCGCAGGCAGATCGGTTCAGCAATGGACCTACGGCAGAGCCCAGTACGACAAGACACGCCAGGGCGATTGGTCAGCCGCCCCCGTCTCTTCCAGGCATGGGCCATGGAACTCAACCTTCACGGCAACCCTCCCACCGTGGAGCGTCAACGTATTCGTCTTCGACAACTGA
- a CDS encoding TlpA family protein disulfide reductase — MKLVQTLPWKLWIAATVCGATLVGACVMARSVLAQAAQTTTTQVITVPVKGLPDTLTPADQRKAAPDFTLNDTQGHSVSLSGYKGKVVLLDFWATWCAACQFEVPWYSEFSKKYADKGLAVVGVSMDKDGLTSVKPYMEQKKMDYTVVLGNDYLVPQFGLKTIPVTWLIDREGRVAVAHVGMADKESFEANIQKLLQEGAPQ, encoded by the coding sequence ATGAAGCTTGTTCAAACCCTGCCGTGGAAGCTGTGGATCGCTGCAACAGTGTGCGGAGCGACGTTGGTTGGTGCGTGTGTGATGGCTCGATCTGTTCTGGCCCAGGCTGCGCAGACAACAACAACGCAGGTGATCACGGTTCCAGTAAAGGGGCTCCCCGACACCCTGACTCCAGCCGACCAGAGAAAGGCCGCTCCCGACTTTACCCTCAACGACACCCAGGGTCACTCCGTGAGTCTGTCCGGATACAAGGGCAAGGTCGTGCTGCTCGACTTCTGGGCGACATGGTGTGCGGCGTGCCAGTTTGAGGTTCCCTGGTACAGCGAGTTCTCGAAGAAGTATGCAGATAAGGGACTCGCTGTGGTCGGCGTCTCGATGGACAAGGATGGTCTGACTTCGGTCAAGCCGTATATGGAACAGAAGAAGATGGACTACACCGTGGTGCTTGGCAACGACTATCTGGTGCCGCAGTTTGGCCTGAAGACGATCCCGGTGACCTGGCTGATCGATCGCGAAGGCAGGGTCGCGGTCGCGCATGTCGGTATGGCCGATAAGGAGAGCTTTGAAGCGAATATCCAGAAGTTGTTGCAGGAAGGCGCTCCGCAGTAG
- a CDS encoding cobalamin B12-binding domain-containing protein, whose amino-acid sequence MTSTPPIRVLVAKPGLDGHDRGAKIIARALRDAGMEVIYTGLRQTPEMIVSAAIQEDVDCIGLSILSGAHNVIVPRITTLLREQKAEDILLVLGGTIPDEDQPKLKENGVSAIFGPGTPLETTITFIREHVKPRGLLTI is encoded by the coding sequence ATGACATCCACTCCTCCAATCCGTGTTCTGGTCGCCAAACCCGGCCTCGACGGCCACGACCGTGGCGCAAAGATCATCGCCCGTGCCCTCCGCGACGCCGGCATGGAGGTCATCTACACCGGCCTCCGCCAAACCCCGGAGATGATCGTCTCCGCCGCCATTCAAGAGGACGTCGACTGCATCGGACTCTCCATCCTCTCCGGGGCCCACAACGTCATCGTTCCCCGCATTACCACCCTCTTGCGCGAGCAAAAAGCAGAAGACATCCTCCTCGTCCTCGGCGGCACCATCCCCGACGAAGATCAGCCCAAACTAAAAGAAAACGGCGTCTCGGCCATCTTCGGGCCGGGAACGCCGCTTGAAACAACCATTACCTTCATCCGCGAGCACGTAAAACCTCGCGGCCTGCTGACTATCTAA
- a CDS encoding SDR family oxidoreductase gives MSTDKKVALITGGNKGIGLETARQLGKLGITVLIGVRDEAKGEAAVAELKKDGVEAWAVKLDMENSADFSAVAKLIEKDYGRLDILVNNAGIFLDGRKANETSTTSKDVLQKTFNTNFFAVVELTQTLLPLLKKSLGGRIVNLSSILGSNTLHATPGSFIYDAKTFAYDASKAALNSFTIHLAHELKNTKIKVNSAHPGWVKTDMGGEGAQLDIETGAKTSVELATLQDSGPNGAYVHLGKPLPW, from the coding sequence ATGAGTACTGACAAGAAGGTTGCGCTGATTACGGGTGGAAATAAGGGGATTGGGCTGGAGACGGCTCGGCAGTTGGGCAAGCTTGGAATTACGGTGCTGATCGGTGTTCGCGATGAGGCCAAAGGTGAGGCTGCGGTTGCGGAGCTGAAGAAGGATGGCGTCGAGGCTTGGGCGGTCAAGCTTGATATGGAGAACTCGGCAGATTTCTCTGCGGTTGCCAAGTTGATCGAGAAGGACTACGGAAGACTCGATATTCTGGTGAACAATGCGGGCATCTTCCTCGACGGCCGGAAGGCGAATGAGACGTCTACGACCTCGAAAGATGTTTTGCAGAAGACCTTTAATACGAATTTTTTTGCCGTGGTGGAGCTGACTCAGACTCTGCTGCCGCTTCTCAAGAAGAGTCTCGGCGGCCGGATTGTGAATCTGTCGAGCATTCTGGGCTCGAATACGCTGCATGCTACGCCGGGGTCTTTCATCTACGATGCGAAGACGTTTGCGTATGACGCTTCGAAGGCCGCGCTCAACTCGTTCACCATTCATCTCGCTCATGAGTTGAAGAATACGAAGATCAAGGTGAACTCGGCCCACCCCGGATGGGTGAAGACGGATATGGGCGGTGAAGGCGCGCAGCTCGACATCGAGACCGGTGCGAAGACCTCGGTGGAGCTGGCGACGCTGCAGGATAGCGGGCCGAATGGCGCTTATGTCCATCTGGGCAAGCCGTTGCCCTGGTAA
- a CDS encoding acyl-CoA thioesterase, with protein MTEVLAERYVGEARVRVRYAETDQMGVVYHSNYLIWFEVGRVELIRSMGLDYKRMEAEEGCGIAVVDVHVKYRAPARYDDELVVETRLLASRGAVIRFGYKVLRVADGVLLCEGETVHVVVGKDMKKQSLPPKYAERFGAYLKSQASHPGDGLKSV; from the coding sequence ATGACTGAAGTGTTGGCAGAGAGATATGTTGGTGAGGCTCGGGTGCGGGTGCGGTATGCCGAGACCGATCAGATGGGGGTGGTATACCACTCGAACTATCTGATCTGGTTTGAGGTGGGGCGGGTGGAGCTGATTCGCAGCATGGGATTGGATTACAAGCGGATGGAAGCGGAAGAGGGCTGCGGTATCGCGGTTGTGGATGTTCATGTCAAGTATCGTGCGCCGGCGCGGTACGACGATGAGTTGGTGGTGGAGACGCGGCTGCTGGCGTCGCGGGGTGCAGTGATCCGGTTTGGGTATAAGGTGCTGCGGGTTGCGGATGGTGTGCTGCTGTGCGAAGGGGAGACTGTCCATGTCGTTGTGGGCAAGGACATGAAGAAGCAGAGTCTGCCGCCCAAATACGCCGAACGTTTTGGTGCTTATCTGAAGTCTCAGGCATCTCATCCTGGAGATGGTTTGAAGTCTGTCTAG
- a CDS encoding enoyl-CoA hydratase/isomerase family protein, with amino-acid sequence MSYSTILVTEEYGVCTITLNRPERRNALTPEMQQELIAAMREAAASNCRVVVFAGAGESFCAGLDLSALQAMSDRSAAEHTADAERIALLFRTLYELPKPTIAAVHGAAVAGGTGLATMCDFTLAVPGAKFGYTEVRIGFVPAVVSAFLVLQIGEKAARDLLLTGRLFTSEEAERLGLVSEVVPLDKLAARTVELVGVLKTNSPEALTATKRLLRAQSKAWLDSAIAEALAASAEARTTHDFREGISAFLEKRKPVWGTT; translated from the coding sequence GTGAGTTATTCGACGATTTTGGTGACAGAGGAATACGGTGTCTGCACGATTACATTGAACCGTCCTGAGCGGCGGAATGCTCTGACGCCAGAGATGCAACAAGAACTAATTGCAGCGATGCGTGAGGCTGCTGCGAGCAACTGTCGCGTGGTGGTGTTTGCTGGAGCAGGGGAGTCGTTTTGTGCTGGGCTTGATCTGAGTGCTCTCCAGGCGATGAGTGATAGGTCAGCAGCGGAGCATACCGCGGACGCCGAACGGATTGCGTTACTGTTTCGGACACTATATGAACTACCAAAGCCGACGATTGCAGCGGTTCATGGCGCGGCAGTAGCCGGGGGGACGGGGTTGGCTACGATGTGCGACTTCACACTGGCCGTGCCGGGTGCCAAGTTTGGATATACAGAGGTAAGAATCGGATTTGTACCCGCGGTGGTATCAGCGTTTCTTGTGCTTCAGATTGGGGAGAAGGCGGCGCGCGACTTGCTGTTGACCGGGCGGCTGTTTACGAGTGAGGAGGCGGAACGACTGGGGCTGGTGAGTGAGGTTGTGCCGCTCGATAAGCTGGCAGCTCGAACTGTGGAGTTGGTGGGGGTGCTGAAGACGAATAGTCCTGAGGCGCTGACCGCTACGAAGCGGCTTTTGCGGGCGCAGAGTAAGGCGTGGTTGGATTCGGCAATTGCAGAGGCATTGGCTGCGAGCGCAGAAGCGCGGACGACGCATGACTTTCGAGAAGGTATTTCGGCGTTCCTGGAGAAGAGGAAGCCTGTTTGGGGTACGACTTAG
- a CDS encoding hydroxymethylglutaryl-CoA lyase translates to MPAEVKADYLRVLIAAGFKHIDAVSFVSRSAVPQMADSELVLEYLDPPDDVEIIGIVVNAKGAERAVKTGSVQTLGFPYSVSPTFLQRNQNQTPEESLEELETIGTLAYKAGMDVVAYISMAFGNPYGEAWDIDEVVAACDLLSDNGVTQISLADTVGLATPKQVSDLVSDVLAVHEGIEIGVHLHARPDQAAEKIRAAYEAGCRRFDAAIGGLGGCPFAQDALVGNVATEVLLAQLKELGAELEPLRPLDGLLAASAEISRKYGERVQ, encoded by the coding sequence ATGCCAGCGGAGGTCAAAGCGGATTATCTGCGGGTATTGATTGCAGCGGGTTTCAAGCATATCGATGCGGTGAGTTTTGTTTCGCGATCAGCAGTACCGCAGATGGCGGACTCGGAGTTGGTGCTTGAGTATCTCGATCCGCCGGATGATGTGGAGATTATCGGAATCGTCGTGAATGCCAAGGGCGCGGAGCGGGCGGTAAAGACGGGAAGCGTGCAGACGCTGGGGTTTCCTTATTCAGTGTCGCCGACGTTTTTGCAACGGAATCAAAACCAGACGCCGGAAGAGTCGCTGGAGGAGTTGGAGACGATTGGAACGCTGGCCTACAAGGCGGGGATGGATGTCGTGGCGTATATCTCGATGGCATTCGGGAACCCCTATGGTGAAGCCTGGGACATCGATGAGGTGGTGGCGGCGTGCGATCTGCTGTCAGATAACGGTGTGACTCAGATCTCGCTGGCAGATACAGTCGGCCTGGCGACGCCGAAGCAGGTGAGTGACCTCGTTTCTGATGTGCTTGCGGTGCATGAAGGGATAGAGATTGGAGTCCATCTCCATGCAAGACCGGATCAGGCTGCAGAGAAGATTCGAGCGGCATATGAGGCTGGGTGCCGTCGGTTCGATGCTGCGATTGGCGGCTTGGGTGGATGTCCGTTCGCACAGGATGCGTTGGTAGGAAACGTTGCAACGGAGGTCTTGCTTGCGCAGTTGAAGGAGTTGGGTGCAGAGCTGGAACCGCTTCGTCCGCTAGATGGGCTGTTGGCAGCCAGTGCGGAGATCTCTCGAAAGTATGGGGAGAGGGTTCAGTGA